In bacterium, the sequence CGCGGCAATCATGGGGGACTGGGTCGTTGCCCAGACCAATGGTCTTCCGGGCGACACGCCCCTGAGCCTGGTGGCGGCAAGGCAGAGCGACGGCAAGTTCATGAGCACGCAGCCGTTCGCCAAGCGCAAGCTCGGCGAGGGTACGCTCGGTGCGAAGTCGTTCTTGCCGTCGATGTTGACGGTAGATGCCCCGAACGGACGCATCTACGTAATGGACGGCGGTCAGGGGTTGGTGGCGGCGATTAGCTTTGACCGGCAGACCGGCACGATGCGCGAACTCTGGCGCGCCAAACAGCGCACCCTGAATTTTTCCACGTTGATCGGTTCAAAAAGCCATCGCGTCTTCCTGGCGACCGACATCGGCGGGCCGTGCCCGCGGATGATATGCCTCCAGCGGTACAACAAAGAGGTCATCGTCTTTCGCAACGCAGCCACCGGTCAGGAGATCGCCCGTTCGTCCGCCCTGCCGAAAATGACGAGCGGAGCGCTGCTCACGCCGGGTGAGCGTGGCGTCATCTACTACCTCGGCCTGGCCGGATCCATCTATCAGGTCACCGTCGCCGCTCGATAGCAGGCACTAGGTGCTGGCTCGACTGCTAGCTGTCTGATGATTCTTAGGCAGAGCTAGATGGAAGCAGCAACCGAAAGATCAGCCAGTGCCTCACGAGGAGCGCCGGTACAGTGACAGCTGGGATGAAGAACGCGGCTCCCAGAGACCCGGGGTCGATGTGAAGCCGGCTCTGTATTCATAGAAGGCGTACAAAAGGTCGGACATACCCCACCAGTTGAATGACCACACGGCGGGAAGGGCCCACGACGTGCGAGCTGCGAGGGCCAGCCTCGCTGGCGTAAGCGGGCCCACCGACGCCTAGGGAGCCACATTACTCGCCGGTTTGAAACCTCTTGGGTGTCGTGACGGGTGCGCGGCCGGACGCTACCGTCGCAACCGCCGCTTCAGGCGCTCGGTTGCCGCCACCAACTCCCGCGCGATCGAAGGTTCGAACGCGGCATGGCCGGCGTCCGGAAGCGGGATGTACTCGGCTTCGGGCCACGCGTCGTGGAGCCGCGCGGCGGTGTAAGGCGGGCAGTCGAGGTCGTACCGGCCCTGCACGATCGCGCCGGGAATCGACCGGATGCGGCCGACACCCCGAAAGAGCTGTTCCGGTTCGAGGAAGCAGTCGTGGACGAAGTAGTGATTCTCGATGCGCGAGACCGGCAGCGCTTTCGCATCGACCTCAGACTCCGCTTCCGCGACCGGGTCGGGCAGCAGGGTGGTGCAGCGCGCTTCGTAGTGGGACCACACGCGCGCGGCGCGCAGGTGAACATCGGGGTTCGGATCGTTCAGCAAGGCTTGATAACGTTGGAGCAGCCCCGCGGCGTCGCGCGGCCCTGATCCTGAGGCGTCCGCAAACTCCCTCCACGGCCCGGGTGAGAAGAGCCGCATTCCCGTCATGAACCACTCGATCTCCGGCCGTTCGCCGAGGAAGATGCCGCGGACGATGAGCCCGGTGCAACGCTCGGGATGCGCCTCAGCGTAGGCGAGTGCCAACGTCGAGCCCCACGAGCCACCGAACACGGCCCACCGTTCAATCCGACGGGCCTCGCGCAGCCGCTCCAGGTCACCGACGAGGTGTTGCGTGGTGTTGTCCTTGATCTCGGCCAGCGGCGTCGACCGGCCGGCGCCGCGCTGATCGTAGACCACGATGCGCCAGGCGTTCGGATCAAAAAATCGCCGGTGCTTGGGCTCGGCGCCTCCGCCCGGGCCGCCGTGGATGAAGACGATGGGCAGGCCGTTTGGATTGCCATTTTCCTCCCAATACATCTCATGCAGGCCGTCGAGAGGGAGTCGCCCGGTAGCGTACGGCTCGATCGGCGGGAACAGATGGCGCTCGGTGTCGGGGTTCATACCGATGCATTCGCTCCGGTCCACCCGCGACCCCTGCTGCCGGAGTCCTTCCCCGTAGGACCGACCGAAAGAACCTCAAGACCTGGGGCAAGCGACGTTCGGTGGGGTGCGACTGCAGTACGGCTTATACCGCCGCGCTTGCGACGTTGAAAGTGGGCGACGGCGAATGCGATCCGCATCGCGGAGAAGTCCCGAGGTCACCGATCTGGCTGGCACGCGCGATCTCTACGGTGTTGTCGACCGTAAGCAATGCTGCGGCGCGTGCAAGTTCTTCGAAACATTACGCTCGAGCGGCAGCCCGCAGAGGACGAACCGCGCGGCGGATTCTCTGCGGCTGCCCCGACGAGGCGGTGATGTTCTAAGAACCAAGCGTATTCTTCCGCCGATGGGCGTTGCGCGCGCGTGAGGACGCTTCGAGTTGGGGCCCCTGAGCTTCACGCCACGCCCTGTTCCGAAGGGAGCCCCTCATGCCCAGCAGCTTGCGCTGGGTCATCCCTTCGGCTCGACATCGAGCCGCGCCACCCAACCCTCGAGGCCGGGCTTGGCGGCCGGATAGCGGTCGAGCACCAGCGGGTCGTGGCCCGGAACAATGCGGTTCATCGCGCGGGCGAGCCGTTTGAGAGTCTCGTAGCCTTCGAGCACCTCGCCGACATTGTAGGCGATGGGAAATACTCGGCCTTGCTCGAGGTGTGCGTAAAGGTGCGACGTGTCGGACGCCAGCACCACGGGCCCACGGCGCGTGTTCACCCGCACGCATTGCAGGCCCCTGGAGTGGCCGCCGATCCTGTGGACGTCGATGCCCGGCACGATCGCGTCGGCGCCGTCGTGAAACACCACCCGGCCGGCGAACACCTTGCGCACCATACCGACCGCATCCTCAACCTCGAACGGTACGCGCAGGTGGGCATGGCACATGCCGCGCCCGGTGGCGTAGGCCATCTCCATGTCCTGGAGGTGATAGCGGGCGTTCGGGAACAGGTCGTAATTGCCGGTGTGGTCGTAATGCAGGTGGCTGACGATCACGTTCTTCACGCTGTCGGGCGCGATGCCCATCGCCTTCAGGCCCTCGCCGACCGGCTTCACGATGTTGCGCTGGCGTTTCTTAGCCATGGCTTCATCGAAGCCGGTGTCGACCACAAAGGTGCCGTGCGGCCCGACGATCGCCCACACATAGAAATCGAGCGGCTGAG encodes:
- the pip gene encoding prolyl aminopeptidase encodes the protein MDRSECIGMNPDTERHLFPPIEPYATGRLPLDGLHEMYWEENGNPNGLPIVFIHGGPGGGAEPKHRRFFDPNAWRIVVYDQRGAGRSTPLAEIKDNTTQHLVGDLERLREARRIERWAVFGGSWGSTLALAYAEAHPERCTGLIVRGIFLGERPEIEWFMTGMRLFSPGPWREFADASGSGPRDAAGLLQRYQALLNDPNPDVHLRAARVWSHYEARCTTLLPDPVAEAESEVDAKALPVSRIENHYFVHDCFLEPEQLFRGVGRIRSIPGAIVQGRYDLDCPPYTAARLHDAWPEAEYIPLPDAGHAAFEPSIARELVAATERLKRRLRR
- a CDS encoding N-acyl homoserine lactonase family protein yields the protein MSESDVHEIYAIKYGHHDRRAGENYIGGDPHNVSQPLDFYVWAIVGPHGTFVVDTGFDEAMAKKRQRNIVKPVGEGLKAMGIAPDSVKNVIVSHLHYDHTGNYDLFPNARYHLQDMEMAYATGRGMCHAHLRVPFEVEDAVGMVRKVFAGRVVFHDGADAIVPGIDVHRIGGHSRGLQCVRVNTRRGPVVLASDTSHLYAHLEQGRVFPIAYNVGEVLEGYETLKRLARAMNRIVPGHDPLVLDRYPAAKPGLEGWVARLDVEPKG